The genomic stretch GCCGGTGACGGTGTAGGTCAGGGACTGGTCGGCGTGGCGGAAGGGGTCGGGAAGCTCCAGGGGGGTGGCGCTCTCGTTGGAGAGCAGCACGCGCACGTCCAGGTCCTCCGAGGTGACGAGCTGCGCTTTGGGGAGCCTGAGCTGGATGCGCATGGGCGTACCTCGTGACGTGGGCGTGGGGGGGGGGGCCGAGGACGTGGCGGGGCTCGACGAGGTGAGGGTCATCATGAGCAGCCACGGACCGCGCAGGAGGGCGCTCATGGCCGCGCGTTCCGTGCTCCGTCACAATCCAGGGCGTGGGTGTGCCACCCGCGGAGGCGCAGCATGCACAGGCCGCAGAAGCGCCGCTCCGACGTGAAGTCGTAGCCCATCAGGCAATCCTTCCCGTCGAGGTCGTGCCGCTTCGCCAGGGCCCCGCCAATCTTGCGGTGCACGGGGAAGGGGGCATGGGGCAGGAAGAGTTGGTGCCCGATTTCATGGGCCAGCGTCTGCTCCAGGGTGTTGAGGGTGCGGTGGTAGTTGTCCGCCGCCGCGCACTGGATGACGGCGCAGCGGTCCCGCTTGCGCGAGGGGAACTCCGACGCGAAGCCGTTCACGCGAATCCCGTCGACGGTCGTCTCCAGGTTGTAGAGCCCGGAGAACTGGAAGAGCACGATGCCCGGCGCCGTCCCCAGCGCGGAGTCGAGGGCCTGGGTGAGCAGCTCCTTCGCCCAGTCCTTGCATTGCCGGTGGTAGTCGCGCGCTGTCAGCAGGGACAGCCGTCGCTCCCGCGTGGCCGCGAGCCACCGGGGAAGGTCCGCGTCCTGGCAACGCTTCACGCGCGTCACCTCGGCCAGGAACTCCGGGTAGGTGCGGAAGGTGATGGCGTGGCCGTTCGCCGTGTATTGGTCCACCGCGGGGTCGATGGCCGCGCGAAGCTCCCAGTGCCGCGACGCCGCCACCGCCTTGGCGATGCACGCGTTGTAGTCCCGGGCACTCCAATCCGAGACGCCACCGGTCTTGTCCTCCAGTCGGAGGTAGGCGCGCTCGAAGTAGCCCTGCACGGTGGCGAGCGAGAAGCCGGAGACGCCCGCGTCCTTGCGCATGAGGCGGGAGATGTGGACCTCGCGCCAGGATTCGAAGACGCCGGTGGCGGCGCGCACGGCGGCGGGCAGCGGTCCATCGTCGTCCACGTCCAGCACCACGCCGCCATCCCTGCGGCGGTCATAGGCAAGCTGCACGGTGACTCGCCAGGCGTCTCCCGCGATGCTGGAGGGCTGGAACACCACGCCTGTGCGTCCCGCGAAGGCCCCTGTGGTCCAGGCCTGGCTGTAGGCCGCCCAGCCGCGCTTGTTGCAGGGCGTGACGCGGAAGGGGAAGACGCCGTCACGGGGCTCGGCCTGGGGCGCGTAGCCTGCCTGCCTGGGAAACACCGCCGACGACGGCGCACCGCGCTTGCCGCCCACGTCCCGGTGCGCGTTGTCGCCCTTGGGTTGTGACGTCGAACAGTGACGGTCCAGCGCATGTTTGAGGAAGGCCCGGGCCGTGGGGGCATGGTGTTCGATGGCCTCCGTCTCGTCCTCCCAGTCCCAGAGGAAGCGCACGCGGCCCAGGGCCTTCGGCGCATCCACCCGGTTGCCGCGCGAGTCCTTCAGCCAGGCTCGGGCGAACAGCGGAAGCTCCGGTCCGCTACCCCAGTGCTTGCGGTGCAGTTGGTGGTCCGTGTCATCGGACATCTCCGACGGCTTTGTCTTGAAGGCGTTCCCGACCAGCCGGATTTCAGCCTTCTCGCCGGGCGCGGGGAGCCGCTTCAACGACTGGGTCAGCTCACGGTCGCGTGGTCGCGAGAGCACCCGAGGCTCACCCAGCTCCAGGTCAACGCCCGCCACCAGGACGTGGAAGAACGTCCACGCCACGGGCGCCTGCGCCAGTCCGCTGCCTTGGAGCGTCAGCTTCAGCTTGTACGGCGAGTGCTCCACCGTGACGACGCCATCTGGGAATGTCTCCGACTCGGGCACGCGGCCATCCCATTTCCACCGGTGCTCGCCTTGGACGAGCTCCTCGCGGCTGAGTTCGCGCGACCACAGCGGCGCCGTGCGGTAGCGCGTGAAGAGCTCCAGCTTTCCGGCGCGCACCAGCCCGCCTGTATTGAGCAGGCGCCACGTCAACTCCACCGGCTCGACCTCGGGCGCGAAGTGGAAGCCGTCATCACCCCCTGTCAGCGCGGGGAAGGGCACGGGGCGGTGGCAGCGGGATTGGGGACCTCCAGGGCTGCGGAGCCGGAAGTCCGCGACGCCATGGCTGGCGGGACGGAGGCGGTTGCGGTTGCGTCCTCCGGGCGCAGCGAGGGCGACACTGGCCGTCAGTGAGATGCGTGCCATGGGTGGGGGCCTCAGGCGTCGTGCAGGCGGATGAGCTCGCGGGAGATGTCCGCGAGCTGTCCCGTTTCTGGCAGGCCATGGCGGCGCTGGAACGCTCGCACGGCGGACTTCGTCGAGGCTCCGGGCGACCCGCGCTCACCTTCAATGGCGTAGCCCAGGTTGTGCAACCGCTCCTGCGCGGCCCGGAGGGCGTCGGACTCGAATCCCGGGAGCGACTGGAGCTGCAGCGCCCAGCGGAGCGTCACCGGCTCGGACGCGGCGGCGGCGGGCGCGGCGTCCGGAAAGTCCTCATCGGCGACGGCGGGTGGGTAGGGCGGAGGCACGCCCTTGGCGGCGGCGGGAGGCGCGCTCCGGCGGGGCGGCGGCGCTGGCGGCTTGGACAGCTTCACCAGCAACTCACCCGCGGCGAGGCCCGGGACTTCGTGGCTCAGCGAGCCATCCGCCGCCGTCCTGCCGCAGTGCTCGGTGCGGCCGACCGTGAGCACGTACTCCGTATCCGCGTAGGGCACTTCCTGTGGATCCAACAGGACCAGGTGCAGCCGTCGCTGCTTCAAGATGAAGGTACTGGTGTTTCCTGTCCGGATTGGTGCCGTCCTCGGACTGACCATGCCGCGCTCCCCCCGTGCCTGGATTCGCGATGGTGTCTGTGCGTCGTTGAAGGCGTGCCCAAGGTACGGGAACCCGGAGCGCCCTCTATCACCGGAAGTTCTGGGATAACCCTGTTCTGTGCGTCGGGTTAACGGACCTCAACCTGGTGGGTCAGTCAGAGGACGCATGCATGGCCAGCCGGGCGAGCCGGAGTGATCGCTGCGCGACGAGGCCACGTTCGCGGCCGCGTGCATGCCCGGCGCGTACGGCGTGTCTATCTTGGCCACGGACGTTGAGTCTCGCTTTCTTGGAGGAGCCACGCATGCGCACCACGGACGTTGCCAGGCACGACGAAGCCAGGTGCATCTGGCCCGCACGAGCCGTGCTCGGCGAGGGCCCCTTCTGGATGGCCACCGAGGGCGCGCTCTACTGGCTCGACATCCCGGGCCGCAAGGTGCACCGGCTGGAGCTCCAGAGCGGTGCCCAGGCGAGCTGGGACACCCCTTTGCGTATCGCCTCGCTCGCGCCCCGGCGGAGTGGAGGCTTCATCGCGGGGACGGAGCGAGGCCTGGCCTTCTACGAGCCCCGGAGCGCGCGCCTGGAGCGGCTGCTGGACCCGGAGCCGGAGCGCCCCCACAACCGCTGCAATGACGGGAAGGTGGACCCACAAGGCCGCTTCTGGGTGGGCACCATGGATGACCACGAGAAGGCGCCCACCGGCGGGCTCTACCGGTTCGACGCCCAGGGACACCTCGCTCGAATCGATGAGGGCTACACCGTGACGAACGGCCCCGCCTTCAGCCCCGATGGGCGGACCCTCTATGTGAACGACTCGCCCCGGCGCGTCACCTACGCCTTCGACCTGAGCCCGGACGGCGCGGCCTCCCGTCGCCGGGAGTTCCTCCACTTCGACGAGCCCCACGGCTTCCCCGACGGAATGACGGTCGACGCGGAGGGCGGATTGTGGATTGCCTTCTACGGAGGGGGCTGCGTGCGCCGCTTCTCTCCGGACGGCGCGTGGCTGGCCGAGTACCGGCTGCCGGTGGCGAAGACGACCAGTGTCGCCTTCGCCGGGGACGCGTTGGACCGGCTGTTCGTCACCACCGGGCGGGATGGGCTCAGCGCGGAGGAACTCGAGGCCCAACCGCTGGCCGGTGGGCTCTTCGAGCTGACACCGGGCGTCCGCGGCGTCGCGCCGGTGCCCTTCGCGGGCTGACCCGGCTCAGCCTTCCTCTTCGACTTCTTCTTCGTACTGCCGCGGGGGCAGCTCGGCGGCGCGAGCCGCGCGCAGGTGCTGCACCGCGAGGAAGCCCACCGCGCCCAGGCCGAAGACGAAGACGAAGGGCCCGGGGAGCAGGCGCATGTTCAGCCCCGCGAACGCGAGCGACAGGGCCACCGCGCCCGCGGGCAGGTAGCGCGTCCAGGACGGGCGCTCCACCTCCGGACGCAGCGCCAGCAGGGCGAGCACGGCCAGCAGCGCCAGCTCCACCACCACCGACGCGGGCAAATCCCAGCCGCGCAGGTGGGTGACGCCGCCGCCGTAGCTGTAGAGAATGTCGTCGGTGGGCCGCTGCGTGGCGATGACGCGCAGCTCGGGCGGGCCCTGGGGCACTGGCGCGTTGTCCGGCACGCCCAGGTCCAGCTTCGCCGTGCCCCACGGCGCGAACAGCGCCAGCAGGCACACCGCCACGCCGCCCAGGCCCAACAACCGCGGCATCGCCAGGAGCTGCCGGGGCTCGAAGTACGCGCCCACGCCGTCCTCTCCCGCGATGACCTTGCGATACTGGTCATGGGCCACCAGCCCCACGCCCGCCACCATCAGGAGCGGTAGCACGCCCGGGCTGAGTGCGCGCAGCGCCAGCGCCACCATCACCGTGGTGGCGGTGGCGGCGGCCTCCGGCGTCATCAGCACCGCGGGCATCCGCTCGGTGAAGCCAGGCGACTGCTCCGCGGCGCGCAGCTCGCGTGCGACCAGCACCGTGCCACTCACCACCGCCAGCAGCGTCCCGAGGAGGCCCACGCCAGAGGAGGAGAGCAGGGCGGACAGGAAGACGGCGCAGCCCACCACGATGATGCCCAGCACCGTGGGCGAGTGGGCCGGCACGTGCGCCAGCCACTTCGGCCCGTCGTAGGGCGGGGCGGACTGGCCCGGGTCCGTCTTGTCCTCGGGCGGAAGCTCGGGTGCGTTACTCACGACATAGGGCCGCGAGTGCTCATCCGCCTCCTCGAGAATGTCCGCCGCATAGGCGGGCTCCGCCAGGTCACGCTGGGGCCGCGAAGAGCGGAGCGCGGCCCGGGCGCCCGTTCCCTTGGGCGGCTCGGGCATGGTCGCCCCGCAGTTCTCGCAGTACCGCAACCGGGAATTGGAGTCTTCACCACACTCCAGGCACCGCATACCGCCACCTCGTTGGGACGACAGGGGCTACTTCCGCGCTGCCTCGGCGGGGGCGGAGGGCGTGGACAGCTCCTGAATGCGCAGGGCCAGCGTCTGCGGGTCGATAGGGCCCACATGCTTGCCCCGGATGATGCCGTTGGGGTCGATGAAGTACGTCTCCGGCACGCCCGCCACGCCGTAGTCCAGCGCCATCCGCGAACGAGGATCCACCAGCTGCGGGAAGCTGGCGCCGTACTGCTGGAGGAAGCCGCGCGCGTTGTCGTCGGTGTCCTGGAACACCACCCCCAGGAACACCGCCTGCGAGCCGTACTGCCGCGCGCCCCACTCCAGCACGGGGTGTTCGACGCGGCACGGGCCGCACCAGGACGCCCAGAAGTTGATGACCACCGGCCGGCCCTTCAGGTCGGCCAGGCTCACCTTCTCTCCGCTGTCCAGCGCGCGCAGCCCGAAGTCCGGGGCCGGCTTGCCCTTCATCATGAAGGGGACTTCGTGCGGGTTGCGCCCGAAGCCCTTGAACAACACGAAGAGCAGGCCCGCGCAGAGGACCACGAAGCCCAGCGTGTAACGCCAGCCCTTCATCAGGCGGCCCCTCGCTCGGCGTCACCACCCGTGAGCGGGGATGGGCCCACCGCCGGCGCGCCCGCCATGGCCACGGCGGCCTTCCGGCGCGGCCACAGCGCGATGAGGGTGCCCAGCACCAGCAGGGGGATGCTCCACCAGATCCACCCGACGAGCGGGAAGACCCAGATGTTGATGCTCGCCGTGCCGGCCTGCTCGGAGAAGGCCATCAGCGACACGTAGAGGTCCTCGGCCGGCGTCTCCCGGACACCGGGGGTGCCAATGGGGTCCGTGCTGCGCTCGTAGTAGTTGAGCCGCGGCTTCAGCTCGGAGACCTTGCCGCCCGGGGACGTCACCTCCATGCGCGCCGCCACGTAGGTGCGGTGGGGCTCCTCGCCGCTGACCAGGCCCAGGTACTTCATCTGGTAGCCGCCCAGCTCGATGACCTGCCCCTTCTTCAGCGTGCCGGAGGTGTGCTTCACGTACGCGGAGGACGCGGCCACCGCGACGATGATGAGCACGATGCCCAGGTGCACCACGTAGCCGCCGAAGCGGCGCTGGGCCTTGAGCGCGCTGGTGGTCAGCGCGGCGACGAAGCCTTCCTTGCGCTCGGACATGCGCACCCGCACCGGCGCCACCAGCTCCCGCACCGTGATGACGGTGACGAAGCCCGCCAGACCGAAGGTCATCAGCGGGTACACGCCGCGCAGGCCCACCGCGAAGCACGCCGCCGTCACCACCAGCCCCACCACGGAGGGGATGATGAACTGCCGGCGCAGCGTGGCCGGATCCGGCTTGCCCCAGGGGAGCACCGGGCCCACGCCCATCAGGAAGAGCACCGCGATGCCGCCCGGCACCGCCATCTTGTTGAAGTACGGCTCACCCACGCTCACGCGCACGCCGCGGACCGCCTCGGAGATGAGCGGGTACAGCGTGCCCAGCAGCACCGTGAAGGTGATGGCGACGAACACCAGGTTGTTCACCAGGATGCTCGCCTCGCGAGACAGCGGCGAGGCCAGCTGGCCTTCCGGCACCAGCAGCGGACCGCGCACCGCCAGCAGGCCCACGCACAGCACCAGCAGGACGCCCAGGAACACCAGGAAGGTGGGGCCGATGTCGGACTGGGTGAACGAGTGCACCGAGTTGAAGATGCCCGAGCGCGTCATGAACGTGCCCAGGATGGTGAGCACGAAGGACGCGAGCGCGAGGCTGAGCGTCCACAGCTTCAGCATCCGCTTGCGCTCCTGCACCATGGTGGAGTGCATGAACGCCGTCGCCGTCAGCCAGGGCAGGAAGGACGCGTTCTCCACCGGATCCCACGCCCAGTAGCCGCCCCAGCCCAGCACGGCATAGGCCCACCAGGCGCCCAGGATGATGCCAATGGACAGGAAGAGCCACGCCACCAGCGTCCAGCGCCGCAGGGGCGCCATCCACGCTTCGCCAATCTCGCCGCGCAGCAGGCCCGCCACCGCGACGCCGAAGGGCACCGTCATGCCCACGTAGCCCAGGTACAGCATGGGCGGGTGGATGACCATCAGGATGTGGTTCTGCAGCAGCGGGTTGGGGCCGGGGCCGTCCCCCGGCACCGGGGTCACCGCGCCCCAGGGGTTGGCCGGGCCCGCGATGAGGAAGGCGAAGAAGACGCCCACCGCCAGCATGGTGCCCAGCGCCAGCTGCATGTACCGCGCGTGCTCGCGCCGGTGGATGAAGGCGAAGACGGCGATGTATCCGCCCATGATGAGGCCCCAGAAGAGGATGGACCCCTCCAGGGCGCTCCACAGCGAGACGATGGTGTAGACCAGCGGCGTGGCCCGGCTGCCCACCTGCGCCACGTAGCGCACGCTGAAGTCGTGCGTGACGAGCGCGTGGACCATCACCAGGTTGGAGCCCACCATGCAGGCGGCGAAGCCCCACACCGCGCGCAGCACCCACGGGAAGCCCGCGTCACTACGACGCAGGCCGCTCACCAGGCCCACGAGCGCGCCGAAGGCCGCGAACGCGAGCCCTCCGAGCACCAGGCCGTAGCCAACGGTTCCGTTCACTTCGCACCCATGGCGGTGGCGTCGGAGAGCGTCTCCTGCCACTGACGAGGATCCTCACCCTCCTTGGGGGCGCGGTACTCGTTGGAGTGGTTCACCATCAGCCGGTTGGAGCTGAAGACGCCGGACTTGTCGTAGGTGCCTTCCACGACGACGCCAATCTTGTCGCGGAACATCTGCGGCGGCGTCTCCGTGGCGCGCACCAGCACGCTGGGCGCGCCTTCCTTGACGTCATCCGCCACGCGGAATTGCAGGGTGGTGTGCTCGGCGTTCCACTGGATGCTGCCTGCCTCCACCACGCCACCCAGGCGGATGGTGGCCGAGTACGCCTTGTCACCCTGGCCCAGCATCTCCGACGGGCTCCAGTAGTAGACGAGGTTCTCACCGATGTTGCCGAAGGCCACGAATCCCAGGCCGGCCCCCGCGACGAGCAGGGCCCCCAGGGCAATCAGACGGTTGCGAGCGACGGGGGACATGGCAACTCACTCCTTGGCGTCGGTGGGGGCTTTGGGCCGACGAACCCACAGGGACACAGCGTAGAGAACGAGCATGGCGACTGTAATGCCGTAGCAGGCCCAGACATAGCCCCAGCCGCCAACGATGCGGCCGCTGCCCACCTGTCCGGGCGCCGCCGCGAGGAGCCACAGCATCTGCGTGGAAAGCGTCATCATGTTCAGGCCACCCCCGAGGAGTTGGCGCCACCCGCGGCGGCGAGGTCCGACGGCAGCGCATCCGGGAGGGCCACCTCTGCCTGGCGCTCGGCCAGGGCCTGGCGGTAGCGCAGCACCAGGAACCAGAGGGTGAGGAACAGCATGCCGAACGCCGAAACGCGCAGGGCCAGCGTCATCTCCGGGTCCACCGTCTTCGGCGTGGACTGCACCTGGTGCAGGCTGCGCCACCACCGCACGGAGAACCACACGATGGGCAGGTTGATGGCGCCGATGATGGCCACCACCGAACTCCACGTGGCGCGCTTCTCCGGGTCCTCTACGAAGCGCCGCAGCACCAGGTAGCCGGTGTACGTCACCAGCATGATGGCCTGCGAGGTCAGGCGCGGATCCCAGGACCAGTAGACGCCCCAGGTCGGCCGGCCCCAGATGGCGCCGGTGATCATCCCCGCGGTGCCCAGCACCAGGCCAATCTCCGCGGACGCCTCGGCGGCGGCATCCAGCTTCCAGCTCGCCTTCATGAGGTAGCTGATGGCCACCCCGAAGTTGATGGCCATGGCCACCATGGCCACCCACTGGAGCGGGACGTGGACGTACATGATGCGCTGCACGTCACCCATCTCACGGTCCGGCGGTGCCCACGCCAGTCCCAGCCACCACCCCGCGGCGAGAACGACCAGGGCCAGCGCCGGCAGGCCCCACTTGATGAACTTTCCCATCCGTCAGTCCTCGATGATCCGCGGGAACAGCAAGAAGCCTACGCCCCAATAAATCAGATTGAATCCGCCTAAAAGCCCCGCCCATGAGTCAAACTGACGCATGGGGTCTCCCTGAAGTACGAGCGTGGTCGCCTTGGCCGCGGAGAGGAGGGCTGGGATGACCAGCGGGAACAATAGCAACGGCAGGAGCACATCCCGTGCCCGGGCATTGCTTGAAATCGCAGCGTAGACGGTTCCTGGGGCGCTCAAGGCCAGGCTGCCGAGCAGGAGGATGAGCCCCAGGTCCACCACGCTGGTGACGATGCGCACCCCGTACAGGGCCACCATGACGGGCACCAGCAGGACGCCCAGGGCCGTCAGCAGCAGGGTGTTGCCCAGGGCCTTGGACAGGAAGATGGCGCGGGCGTCGGCGGGCGCCAGCCGGATGCCGTCCATGCACGCGTTCTCCGACTCGACGCGGAACGACTCGCCCAGGGCGAGCACGCTGGCGAAGAGGATGGCCAACCAGAAGTAACCACCGGCGTTCTTCTCCAGCAGCTTCGTGTCGGGGCCCAGCGCGAAGGAGAACATCAGCAGCGTGGCCAGCGCGAAGAAGATGATGGCGTTGAGGCGCGCGCGGGTGCGCCACTCGATGAGCAGGTCCTTGCGCAGCAGCGCCAGGGTCGCCGTCAAAAGGCCGATGGGGCGGGGACGCGAGGTGCTCATGCCGCCACCGCCCGGCCTTCCTGCAGGTGAAGGCGTTCTTCACACAGCGTCAGGCCTTGCTCGATGAGGTGGGTGGCCAGGATGACGGTGACGCCGCTGGCCTTGAGCTCCGCGATGATGGCCTCCATGTCGCGGATGCCGGCGGGGTCCAGCTCGCCGAAGGGCTCGTCGAGCAGCGCGATGGACGGCGCCTTGAGCAGCAGGCGGGCAATCGCCAGGCGCTTGCGCATGCC from Myxococcus xanthus encodes the following:
- a CDS encoding TlpA family protein disulfide reductase, with protein sequence MKGWRYTLGFVVLCAGLLFVLFKGFGRNPHEVPFMMKGKPAPDFGLRALDSGEKVSLADLKGRPVVINFWASWCGPCRVEHPVLEWGARQYGSQAVFLGVVFQDTDDNARGFLQQYGASFPQLVDPRSRMALDYGVAGVPETYFIDPNGIIRGKHVGPIDPQTLALRIQELSTPSAPAEAARK
- a CDS encoding SMP-30/gluconolactonase/LRE family protein, yielding MRTTDVARHDEARCIWPARAVLGEGPFWMATEGALYWLDIPGRKVHRLELQSGAQASWDTPLRIASLAPRRSGGFIAGTERGLAFYEPRSARLERLLDPEPERPHNRCNDGKVDPQGRFWVGTMDDHEKAPTGGLYRFDAQGHLARIDEGYTVTNGPAFSPDGRTLYVNDSPRRVTYAFDLSPDGAASRRREFLHFDEPHGFPDGMTVDAEGGLWIAFYGGGCVRRFSPDGAWLAEYRLPVAKTTSVAFAGDALDRLFVTTGRDGLSAEELEAQPLAGGLFELTPGVRGVAPVPFAG
- a CDS encoding cytochrome c maturation protein CcmE, giving the protein MSPVARNRLIALGALLVAGAGLGFVAFGNIGENLVYYWSPSEMLGQGDKAYSATIRLGGVVEAGSIQWNAEHTTLQFRVADDVKEGAPSVLVRATETPPQMFRDKIGVVVEGTYDKSGVFSSNRLMVNHSNEYRAPKEGEDPRQWQETLSDATAMGAK
- the ccsA gene encoding cytochrome c biogenesis protein CcsA, which codes for MGKFIKWGLPALALVVLAAGWWLGLAWAPPDREMGDVQRIMYVHVPLQWVAMVAMAINFGVAISYLMKASWKLDAAAEASAEIGLVLGTAGMITGAIWGRPTWGVYWSWDPRLTSQAIMLVTYTGYLVLRRFVEDPEKRATWSSVVAIIGAINLPIVWFSVRWWRSLHQVQSTPKTVDPEMTLALRVSAFGMLFLTLWFLVLRYRQALAERQAEVALPDALPSDLAAAGGANSSGVA
- a CDS encoding heme exporter protein CcmD, producing MMTLSTQMLWLLAAAPGQVGSGRIVGGWGYVWACYGITVAMLVLYAVSLWVRRPKAPTDAKE
- a CDS encoding zinc ribbon domain-containing protein; its protein translation is MPEPPKGTGARAALRSSRPQRDLAEPAYAADILEEADEHSRPYVVSNAPELPPEDKTDPGQSAPPYDGPKWLAHVPAHSPTVLGIIVVGCAVFLSALLSSSGVGLLGTLLAVVSGTVLVARELRAAEQSPGFTERMPAVLMTPEAAATATTVMVALALRALSPGVLPLLMVAGVGLVAHDQYRKVIAGEDGVGAYFEPRQLLAMPRLLGLGGVAVCLLALFAPWGTAKLDLGVPDNAPVPQGPPELRVIATQRPTDDILYSYGGGVTHLRGWDLPASVVVELALLAVLALLALRPEVERPSWTRYLPAGAVALSLAFAGLNMRLLPGPFVFVFGLGAVGFLAVQHLRAARAAELPPRQYEEEVEEEG
- a CDS encoding heme exporter protein CcmB gives rise to the protein MSTSRPRPIGLLTATLALLRKDLLIEWRTRARLNAIIFFALATLLMFSFALGPDTKLLEKNAGGYFWLAILFASVLALGESFRVESENACMDGIRLAPADARAIFLSKALGNTLLLTALGVLLVPVMVALYGVRIVTSVVDLGLILLLGSLALSAPGTVYAAISSNARARDVLLPLLLFPLVIPALLSAAKATTLVLQGDPMRQFDSWAGLLGGFNLIYWGVGFLLFPRIIED
- a CDS encoding heme lyase CcmF/NrfE family subunit — protein: MNGTVGYGLVLGGLAFAAFGALVGLVSGLRRSDAGFPWVLRAVWGFAACMVGSNLVMVHALVTHDFSVRYVAQVGSRATPLVYTIVSLWSALEGSILFWGLIMGGYIAVFAFIHRREHARYMQLALGTMLAVGVFFAFLIAGPANPWGAVTPVPGDGPGPNPLLQNHILMVIHPPMLYLGYVGMTVPFGVAVAGLLRGEIGEAWMAPLRRWTLVAWLFLSIGIILGAWWAYAVLGWGGYWAWDPVENASFLPWLTATAFMHSTMVQERKRMLKLWTLSLALASFVLTILGTFMTRSGIFNSVHSFTQSDIGPTFLVFLGVLLVLCVGLLAVRGPLLVPEGQLASPLSREASILVNNLVFVAITFTVLLGTLYPLISEAVRGVRVSVGEPYFNKMAVPGGIAVLFLMGVGPVLPWGKPDPATLRRQFIIPSVVGLVVTAACFAVGLRGVYPLMTFGLAGFVTVITVRELVAPVRVRMSERKEGFVAALTTSALKAQRRFGGYVVHLGIVLIIVAVAASSAYVKHTSGTLKKGQVIELGGYQMKYLGLVSGEEPHRTYVAARMEVTSPGGKVSELKPRLNYYERSTDPIGTPGVRETPAEDLYVSLMAFSEQAGTASINIWVFPLVGWIWWSIPLLVLGTLIALWPRRKAAVAMAGAPAVGPSPLTGGDAERGAA
- a CDS encoding peptidoglycan-binding domain-containing protein, producing MKQRRLHLVLLDPQEVPYADTEYVLTVGRTEHCGRTAADGSLSHEVPGLAAGELLVKLSKPPAPPPRRSAPPAAAKGVPPPYPPAVADEDFPDAAPAAAASEPVTLRWALQLQSLPGFESDALRAAQERLHNLGYAIEGERGSPGASTKSAVRAFQRRHGLPETGQLADISRELIRLHDA